A DNA window from Camelina sativa cultivar DH55 chromosome 17, Cs, whole genome shotgun sequence contains the following coding sequences:
- the LOC104754573 gene encoding BTB/POZ domain-containing protein At1g04390 produces MASSKGGNSTGHINTLHQRLYHALNLGFRVCDEKGKKWKCTDIEIQRHVVKSISAFLDCFSRATSNNRLKESISDIAGALVFILGCKNRAVVGLAANVVIRLIRIVPPSILQSYSLDLVESLSPLLRCQQLEVCLPCAVALNAILINLRETKEKEVWKIFEGAETVVSVVANLQNFSEGSMSVEWFQEMASLLSTIMLKWPQSRYSVWHNPALMSVLESVSQKPDLGLRVATLKLYSSLALCGHGANELIDNGKPMLDLMISCMEESSPQNARIEGFKLAQRLATGNQECLKMIDICSESLVKATVQTMGKWSLSSGKLSYDQKSLLVEACKLALITRWEGKHHFYFWKYRISEALLSLVVENFRSQSLDGSVSLEEEISLAEKVLNAKFLPSLRSYVWDIIGFLAAHCQEEFDSILHEDELCLNFLITCACLTLSRSVQKGYQICQTDIISASHSESASRAVLMMINSPSKYISSRARVTLSFILEEGGKENLNYLMKFMGYIPSSGGYILPNILQTTVCLVGYACYSSIPQYASFILRNQGLEILLSFCSWYQRNWENVGASSFAPSPQSTSEKRICCWVCTEDWENKDAFLLYALLALTELVNHSFSGQYHAEDLSMKSENLKDRLCTTLKEIRDGDYGSGPKWYAAHILSYLGYFGFQHNLGKRLMGAYEDEECSDMRLLFASGNSVSVHKVIIAVRCPMLLPPKERAHNGSTILTEKSQRTVQEIRMSVNVDTLALVKLLEFAYSGYVEVESTLLKKLKTLVRHCKAKVLLQMLCRRRPKWGSLIPGIDITLALAPKLIHFSDVILVPKETNVAGFNCRMCSSTSPHAHSHRVILSSGCEYLRALFRSGMQESHTDRLNVPVSWLGLTKLVSWFYSDELPNPPSGCKWNNMDNEAKLDELQAYVEIYSLSEWWIMEDLQNDCAHVILSCLESARELSIKTIELAASFSMWKLVEAAANHAAPIYHQLRDSGELDELDDELVNLIRTAAVQFSQQGS; encoded by the exons ATGGCGTCGTCAAAGGGAGGAAACAGCACCGGGCACATCAATACTCTTCACCAGCGTCTTTACCACGCTCTCAATCTCGGCTTCAg GGTATGTGATGAGAAGGGGAAGAAGTGGAAGTGTACTGATATCGAGATACAGAGACATGTCGTGAAGTCAATTTCAGCTTTCCTTGATTGTTTTTCTCGAGCAACATCTAACAATCGTCTTAAG GAGTCCATTTCTGATATAGCAGGGGCGTTGGTGTTTATTCTTGGGTGTAAGAACAGAGCAGTGGTGGGTTTAGCAGCCAATGTAGTTATTAGGTTGATTCGTATTGTTCCTCCTTCTATCTTGCAATCATATTCTTTGGATCTCGTTGAGTCTTTGTCACCTCTCTTACGTTGTCAACAACTTGAAGTTTGCCTTCCCTGTGCTGTTGCTTTGAATGCTATTCTTATTAACCTACGAGAGACCAAGGAGAAGGAAGTGTGGAAGATTTTTGAAGGCGCGGAAACTGTGGTTTCCGTTGTTGCTAATCTTCAGAACTTTTCTGAAGGGAGTATGTCAGTGGAGTGGTTTCAAGAGATGGCTTCGCTTTTGAGTACGATAATGTTGAAGTGGCCTCAGTCTAGGTATTCTGTTTGGCACAACCCTGCTTTGATGAGTGTTTTGGAGAGTGTTAGTCAGAAGCCTGATTTGGGTTTGAGAGTTGCAACTTTGAAGCTGTATTCTTCTCTAG CTCTTTGTGGCCATGGCGCTAATGAACTTATAGACAACGGAAAGCCTATGTTAGATCTGATGATTAGCTGCATGGAGGAATCAAGCCCTCAAAATGCTCGAATTGAAGGGTTTAAGCTAGCACAAAGGCTTGCG ACAGGTAACCAAGAGTGCTTGAAGATGATAGACATATGTTCTGAGTCCCTAGTAAAGGCTACCGTTCAGACTATGGGTAAGTGGTCCTTGAGCTCAGGAAAGCTTTCTTATGACCAGAAGTCTTTGCTTGTGGAGGCTTGTAAGCTGGCTCTAATCACTCGTTGGGAAGGAAaacatcatttttatttctgGAAGTATCGGATCTCTGAAGCGCTTCTTAGTCTTGTTGTGGAGAATTTTCGTAGTCAATCCTTGGATGGTAGTGTGTCTCTGGAAGAAGAAATTTCACTTGCTGAGAAGGTACTGAATGCGAAATTTCTACCTAGTCTGAGGTCATATGTTTGGGATATAATTGGATTCTTGGCAGCTCACTGTCAGGAAGAGTTCGATTCCATTTTGCATGAGGATGAACTCTGCCTCAACTTTCTTATCACATGTGCATG CTTGACTCTTTCAAGGTCAGTTCAGAAAGGCTATCAAATATGTCAAACTGATATTATCAGCGCCTCCCATAGCGAGTCAGCATCAAGAGCAGTGCTAATGATGATAAATTCCCCCTCCAAATACATATCATCGAGGGCCAGAGTTACCTTGTCATTTATCCTAGAGGAAGGTGGTAAGGAAAATTTGAATTACCTTATGAAGTTCATGGGTTATATTCCATCCTCTGGAGGTTACATACTGCCAAATATACTCCAAACGACCGTCTGTTTGGTGGGCTATGCATGCTATTCATCGATCCCTCAATATGCGAGTTTCATTTTAAGAAACCAGGGTTTGGAGATACTATTATCTTTCTGTAGCTGGTATCAACGGAATTGGGAAAATGTTGGAGCATCAAGTTTTGCGCCTTCTCCCCAGAGCACCTCTGAAAAGAGGATATGTTGCTGGGTATGTACGGAAGATTGGGAAAACAAGGATGCTTTTCTTCTATACGCTCTCTTGGCTTTGACCGAGTTGGTGAATCATTCATTCTCTGGACAGTATCACGCTGAAGATCTTTCAATGAAGAGTGAAAATTTAAAAGATCGGTTATGCACAACACTCAAGGAAATCCGAGATGGAGATTATGGCTCTGGTCCAAAGTGGTATGCTGCACACATCCTAAGCTATCTTGGATACTTTGGCTTCCAACATAACTTGGGGAAAAGACTCATGGGAGCTTATGAAGATGAGGAATGTAGCGATATGCGACTCCTTTTTGCTAGTGGGAATAGTGTGAGTGTACACAAAGTTATTATCGCTGTCAGGTGTCCAATGTTGCTGCCTCCCAAGGAAAGAGCTCACAATGGCTCGACTATATTAACTGAGAAATCTCAGAGAACCGTTCAAGAAATCCGCATGTCTGTCAATGTGGATACTTTGGCGCTTGTTAAACTATTGGAATTTGCTTACTCTGGGTATGTGGAAGTAGAAAGCACGTTGCTGAAAAAGCTGAAAACTTTGGTTAGACATTGTAAGGCGAAGGTTCTGCTGCAGATGCTTTGCAGAAGAAGACCCAAGTGGGGATCTTTAATACCCGGAATTGATATAACCCTTGCACTCGCTCCTAAACTCATCCATTTCTC AGATGTGATATTAGTACCTAAAGAAACAAACGTGGCTGGCTTCAACTGCCGTATGTGCTCCTCAACATCTCCTCATGCCCACTCTCACCGAGTTATACTGTCGTCAGGCTGTGAATACCTACGTGCCTTGTTCCGGTCCGGGATGCAGGAGAG CCATACGGATAGACTAAACGTTCCTGTGAGCTGGTTGGGGTTAACAAAGCTCGTGAGTTGGTTCTACTCTGATGAGTTGCCAAACCCTCCTTCGGGTTGCAAGTGGAACAACATGGACAACGAGGCAAAACTGGATGAGCTTCAAGCTTATGTGGAGATATACTCGCTTTCTGAATGGTGGATTATGGAAGATCTTCAAAACGATTGTGCTCACGTGATTCTCTCTTGCTTGGAATCCGCTAGAGAGTTATCTATCAAAACAATCGAATTAGCTGCAAGTTTCTCGATGTGGAAACTGGTGGAAGCGGCTGCTAATCATGCAGCTCCTATTTATCATCAGCTTCGTGACTCAGGTGAGCTCGATGAGCTCGACGACGAGCTGGTTAACTTGATTCGAACAGCTGCTGTTCAGTTTTCTCAACAGGGTAGTTAA
- the LOC104759070 gene encoding F-box protein DOR-like, with amino-acid sequence MKTWRRRSEYSEPIPVDMIYEILLSLPAKSIARFRSVSKLWCSILGRTDFTELFLTKSSCRPQLLLSCVKDNELFFFSTPQTNCENWFPVVAADYHMKLRCDEFLQIFNPISGLVCFKDKRGRKNVTVICNPSTGQSFTLPKMKTRRRVALSSYLGYDPIEKQFKVLAMTFPSGSDDGISEEHQVLTLGGTGSWRMIQCCIPHCPGWKVICINGVLY; translated from the coding sequence ATGAAAACGTGGAGGAGAAGAAGTGAATACTCAGAGCCGATTCCAGTTGATATGATTTACGAAATACTCCTAAGTTTGCCGGCGAAATCTATAGCGAGATTTCGTAGCGTATCGAAGCTCTGGTGTTCCATACTTGGCCGCACAGATTTCACTGAGTTGTTCCTGACCAAATCTTCTTGTCGGCCTCAGCTTTTGTTGAGCTGCGTAAAAGACAATGAGTTGTTCTTCTTCTCGACCCCACAAACTAATTGTGAGAACTGGTTTCCTGTAGTAGCCGCCGATTATCATATGAAGCTCCGCTGTGATGAATTCCTCCAAATATTTAATCCTATAAGTGGCTTGGTCTGTTTTAAAGACAAACGGGGAAGGAAAAATGTGACGGTGATATGCAACCCTAGCACCGGACAATCCTTTACCTTACCTAAAATGAAGACGAGGAGGAGGGTGGCGCTGAGTAGCTATTTAGGGTACGATCCGATCGAGAAACAATTCAAGGTGTTGGCCATGACCTTTCCATCTGGATCAGATGATGGGATCTCTGAGGAGCATCAAGTTCTAACATTAGGAGGAACTGGATCTTGGAGAATGATCCAGTGTTGCATACCCCATTGTCCTGGATGGAAggtgatatgcatcaatggtgttttgtattag
- the LOC104759071 gene encoding F-box protein DOR-like, which translates to MTRRRVALSSYLGYDPIEKQFKVLAMTFPSRSDNGISEEHQVLTLGGTGSWRMVQCCIPHCPGWKVICISGVLYYQAKVTMSSSCSMIVCFDVRSEKFSFIKVTEAFTSVVHDTSTLINYKGKLGSITTPDYYCVSGKTGAFVLCVLDDPEKHEWSKHIYIFPPQWEHVFEQITLHIVGVTRNNEVILSRIYPSDPFYVFYFNLEKKTIRRVQIQGMGAFMGDVYTFVDHVEDLQVKHLT; encoded by the coding sequence ATGACGAGGAGGAGAGTGGCGCTGAGTAGCTATTTAGGGTACGATCCGATCGAGAAACAATTCAAGGTGTTGGCCATGACCTTTCCATCTAGATCAGATAATGGGATCTCTGAGGAGCATCAAGTTCTGACATTAGGAGGAACTGGATCTTGGAGAATGGTCCAGTGTTGCATACCCCATTGTCCTGGATGGAAGGTGATATGCATCAGTGGTGTTTTGTACTACCAAGCTAAGGTAACCATGTCTTCATCGTGTTCTatgatagtttgctttgatgttaggtctgagaaGTTCAGCTTTATCAAAGTCACGGAAGCTTTCACTAGTGTAGTGCATGATACATCAACTCTGATAAACTACAAGGGTAAATTGGGTTCAATTACGACACCAGATTATTACTGTGTCAGTGGAAAAACTGGCgcttttgtgttgtgtgttcTTGACGACCCCGAAAAACATGAGTGGTCGAAGCATATTTACATTTTTCCCCCTCAGTGGGAGCATGTTTTTGAACAGATAACCTTACACATTGTTGGAGTGACCCGTAATAATGAAGTTATCTTGTCGAGAATATATCCAAGCGACCCtttctatgttttctacttcaatCTTGAGAAGAAAACTATCAGAAGAGTTCAAATCCAAGGAATGGGAGCGTTCATGGGTGATGTGTACACCTTTGTAGACCATGTTGAGGACTTGCAGGTCAAGCATCTTACTTAG
- the LOC104754574 gene encoding cryptochrome-2 isoform X2, producing the protein MTTDKKTIVWFRRDLRIEDNPALAAAAHEGSVFPVFIWCPEEEGQFYPGRASRWWMKQSLAHLSQSLKALGSDLTLIKTHNTVSAILDCIRVTGATKVVFNHLYDPVSLVRDHTVKEKLVERGISVQSYNGDLLYEPWEIYCDKGKPFTSFSSYWKKCLDMPIESVMLPPPWRLIPLTAAAEAVWACSIEELGLENEAEKPSNALLTRAWSPGWSNADKILNEFIEKQLMSYAKSSKKVVGNSTSLLSPYLHFGEISVRHVFQCARMKHIIWARDKNSEGEESADLFLRGIGLREYSRYICFNFPFTHEQSLLSHLRFFPWDADVDKFKAWRQGRTGYPLVDAGMRELWATGWMHNRIRVIVSSFAVKFLLLPWKWGMKYFWDTLLDADLECDILGWQYISGSIPDGHELDRLDNPALQGAKYDPEGEYIRQWLPELARLPTEWIHHPWDAPLTVLKASGVELGTNYAKPIVDIDTARELLAKAISRTREAQIMIGAAPDEIVADSFEALGANTIKEPGLCPSVSSNDQQVPSAVRYNGSKRGKPEEEEEERDMKKSRGFDERELFSTAESSSSSSVFFVSHSCSLASDGKNLEGIQDSSDQIATSLGKNGCK; encoded by the exons ATGACGACGGACAAAAAGACCATAGTTTGGTTTAGAAGAGACCTAAGGATTGAGGATAATCCTGCATTAGCAGCAGCTGCTCACGAAGGATCTGTTTTTCCTGTCTTTATTTGGTGTCCTGAAGAAGAAGGACAGTTTTATCCTGGAAGAGCTTCGAGATGGTGGATGAAACAATCACTTGCTCACTTATCTCAATCCTTGAAGGCTCTTGGCTCTGACCTCACTTTAATCAAAACGCATAACACCGTTTCTGCCATCTTGGATTGTATCCGCGTTACCGGTGCTACAAAAGTCGTTTTTAACCATCTCTACG ATCCTGTTTCGTTAGTTCGGGACCATACCGTAAAGGAGAAGCTGGTGGAACGTGGGATCTCTGTGCAAAGCTACAATGGAGATCTGTTGTATGAGCCGTGGGAGATATACTGCGATAAGGGCAAACCTTTTACGAGTTTCAGTTCGTACTGGAAGAAATGCTTAGATATGCCGATTGAGTCAGTTATGCTTCCTCCTCCTTGGCGGTTGATACCATTAACTGCTG CGGCTGAAGCGGTTTGGGCATGTTCAATCGAAGAACTAGGCTTAGAGAATGAGGCTGAAAAGCCGAGCAATGCGTTGTTAACAAGAGCTTGGTCTCCAGGATGGAGCAATGCTGATAAGATACTAAATGAGTTCATCGAGAAGCAGTTGATGAGTTACGCAAAGAGCAGCAAGAAAGTTGTTGGGAATTCAACTTCACTTCTTTCTCCATATCTCCATTTTGGGGAAATAAGCGTCAGGCATGTCTTCCAGTGTGCCCGGATGAAACATATTATATGGGCAAGAGATAAGAAcagtgaaggagaagaaagtgCAGATCTTTTTCTTAGAGGGATCGGTCTAAGAGAGTATTCTCGTTATATATGTTTCAACTTCCCGTTTACTCACGAGCAATCATTGTTGAGTCACCTTCGGTTTTTCCCTTGGGATGCTGATGTTGATAAGTTCAAGGCCTGGAGACAAGGCAGGACCGGTTATCCTTTGGTAGATGCTGGAATGAGAGAGCTTTGGGCTACCGGATGGATGCATAACAGAATAAGAGTGATTGTTTCAAGCTTTGCTGTGAAGTTTCTTCTCCTTCCATGGAAATGGGGAATGAAGTATTTCTGGGATACACTTTTGGATGCTGATTTGGAATGTGACATCCTTGGCTGGCAGTATATCTCTGGGAGCATACCTGATGGCCATGAGCTTGATCGCTTGGACAACCCCGCG TTACAAGGCGCCAAATATGACCCGGAAGGTGAGTACATAAGGCAATGGCTTCCCGAGCTAGCGAGATTGCCAACTGAATGGATCCATCATCCATGGGACGCTCCTTTAACGGTACTCAAAGCTTCTGGAGTGGAACTCGGGACAAACTATGCAAAACCCATTGTAGACATCGACACAGCTCGTGAATTACTCGCTAAAGCCATATCAAGAACCCGTGAAGCACAGATAATGATAGGGGCAGCACCCGATGAGATTGTAGCAGACAGCTTTGAGGCCTTAGGGGCTAATACCATTAAAGAACCTGGACTTTGCCCGTCTGTGTCTTCTAATGACCAACAAGTACCTTCGGCTGTTCGTTACAACGGGTCAAAGAGAGGGAaacctgaggaagaagaagaagagagagacatgaAGAAATCTAGAGGATTTGACGAAAGGGAATTGTTTTCGACTgctgagtcttcttcttcttcgagtgtGTTCTTCGTTTCTCATTCTTGCTCGTTGGCATCAGATGGGAAGAATTTGGAAGGTATTCAAGATTCTTCTGATCAGATTGCAACAAGTTTGGGGAAAAATGGTTGCAAATGA
- the LOC104754574 gene encoding cryptochrome-2 isoform X1: MTTDKKTIVWFRRDLRIEDNPALAAAAHEGSVFPVFIWCPEEEGQFYPGRASRWWMKQSLAHLSQSLKALGSDLTLIKTHNTVSAILDCIRVTGATKVVFNHLYDPVSLVRDHTVKEKLVERGISVQSYNGDLLYEPWEIYCDKGKPFTSFSSYWKKCLDMPIESVMLPPPWRLIPLTAGKTLKEYYVKAKTFLISSGEVVKVYVFSLLAAEAVWACSIEELGLENEAEKPSNALLTRAWSPGWSNADKILNEFIEKQLMSYAKSSKKVVGNSTSLLSPYLHFGEISVRHVFQCARMKHIIWARDKNSEGEESADLFLRGIGLREYSRYICFNFPFTHEQSLLSHLRFFPWDADVDKFKAWRQGRTGYPLVDAGMRELWATGWMHNRIRVIVSSFAVKFLLLPWKWGMKYFWDTLLDADLECDILGWQYISGSIPDGHELDRLDNPALQGAKYDPEGEYIRQWLPELARLPTEWIHHPWDAPLTVLKASGVELGTNYAKPIVDIDTARELLAKAISRTREAQIMIGAAPDEIVADSFEALGANTIKEPGLCPSVSSNDQQVPSAVRYNGSKRGKPEEEEEERDMKKSRGFDERELFSTAESSSSSSVFFVSHSCSLASDGKNLEGIQDSSDQIATSLGKNGCK, translated from the exons ATGACGACGGACAAAAAGACCATAGTTTGGTTTAGAAGAGACCTAAGGATTGAGGATAATCCTGCATTAGCAGCAGCTGCTCACGAAGGATCTGTTTTTCCTGTCTTTATTTGGTGTCCTGAAGAAGAAGGACAGTTTTATCCTGGAAGAGCTTCGAGATGGTGGATGAAACAATCACTTGCTCACTTATCTCAATCCTTGAAGGCTCTTGGCTCTGACCTCACTTTAATCAAAACGCATAACACCGTTTCTGCCATCTTGGATTGTATCCGCGTTACCGGTGCTACAAAAGTCGTTTTTAACCATCTCTACG ATCCTGTTTCGTTAGTTCGGGACCATACCGTAAAGGAGAAGCTGGTGGAACGTGGGATCTCTGTGCAAAGCTACAATGGAGATCTGTTGTATGAGCCGTGGGAGATATACTGCGATAAGGGCAAACCTTTTACGAGTTTCAGTTCGTACTGGAAGAAATGCTTAGATATGCCGATTGAGTCAGTTATGCTTCCTCCTCCTTGGCGGTTGATACCATTAACTGCTGGTAAGACCTTAAAAGAGTATTATGTAAAAGCTAAAAcgtttttgatttcttcaggAGAAGTAGTAAAAGTTTATGTCTTTTCTTTGTTAGCGGCTGAAGCGGTTTGGGCATGTTCAATCGAAGAACTAGGCTTAGAGAATGAGGCTGAAAAGCCGAGCAATGCGTTGTTAACAAGAGCTTGGTCTCCAGGATGGAGCAATGCTGATAAGATACTAAATGAGTTCATCGAGAAGCAGTTGATGAGTTACGCAAAGAGCAGCAAGAAAGTTGTTGGGAATTCAACTTCACTTCTTTCTCCATATCTCCATTTTGGGGAAATAAGCGTCAGGCATGTCTTCCAGTGTGCCCGGATGAAACATATTATATGGGCAAGAGATAAGAAcagtgaaggagaagaaagtgCAGATCTTTTTCTTAGAGGGATCGGTCTAAGAGAGTATTCTCGTTATATATGTTTCAACTTCCCGTTTACTCACGAGCAATCATTGTTGAGTCACCTTCGGTTTTTCCCTTGGGATGCTGATGTTGATAAGTTCAAGGCCTGGAGACAAGGCAGGACCGGTTATCCTTTGGTAGATGCTGGAATGAGAGAGCTTTGGGCTACCGGATGGATGCATAACAGAATAAGAGTGATTGTTTCAAGCTTTGCTGTGAAGTTTCTTCTCCTTCCATGGAAATGGGGAATGAAGTATTTCTGGGATACACTTTTGGATGCTGATTTGGAATGTGACATCCTTGGCTGGCAGTATATCTCTGGGAGCATACCTGATGGCCATGAGCTTGATCGCTTGGACAACCCCGCG TTACAAGGCGCCAAATATGACCCGGAAGGTGAGTACATAAGGCAATGGCTTCCCGAGCTAGCGAGATTGCCAACTGAATGGATCCATCATCCATGGGACGCTCCTTTAACGGTACTCAAAGCTTCTGGAGTGGAACTCGGGACAAACTATGCAAAACCCATTGTAGACATCGACACAGCTCGTGAATTACTCGCTAAAGCCATATCAAGAACCCGTGAAGCACAGATAATGATAGGGGCAGCACCCGATGAGATTGTAGCAGACAGCTTTGAGGCCTTAGGGGCTAATACCATTAAAGAACCTGGACTTTGCCCGTCTGTGTCTTCTAATGACCAACAAGTACCTTCGGCTGTTCGTTACAACGGGTCAAAGAGAGGGAaacctgaggaagaagaagaagagagagacatgaAGAAATCTAGAGGATTTGACGAAAGGGAATTGTTTTCGACTgctgagtcttcttcttcttcgagtgtGTTCTTCGTTTCTCATTCTTGCTCGTTGGCATCAGATGGGAAGAATTTGGAAGGTATTCAAGATTCTTCTGATCAGATTGCAACAAGTTTGGGGAAAAATGGTTGCAAATGA